The Alnus glutinosa chromosome 1, dhAlnGlut1.1, whole genome shotgun sequence region CAGCCTGGCAGTGCAGGCTTTGATTGTGACTTATGAGAAGggatatttttggttttttaaaataaaaaaggggttaaagtagaaagaaaaaattttagtggggacaaaaaaattattttgggggcacaaatttataaaattatatattttaagctaaattttaaaacttttgaggGACATTCGTCCCCCCAGCATGCACGTGGTTCCGCTCCTGTATAATGGTTGGAAGTGCACTGTTATTCACTATTTTATAGTGAATAAAGTAGCCTTTAAAACAGTGACGACCTTGATAAATATGTGTCTACCTGTGTTTTGTGTTATAAAGTGTTTTTAGAAACTCCGTTTAGAATTAATGAATCAAGtcatcaataatgttaaataacaacttatttcaaaagttagAACTAAGTtgcctttttttggttttttttttttttttttttataggattttTGTGGATGGTTGTTGAATTTTGTAGGATGTCGTTGTGGACAATGAATGTTTCATCACGGAAGAGTACGTGAGAATGCTGAAATTGGCAAAGGAAGCAAACGCCATCGTGGTACGTTGAATGTCTCTAAGTCAACAATCTTTATCAATCGACAATGAAAATCTACCTCGCTCGCGGTGAGACAAAGACAACCCCACTAGCTTGATTGGGCAATTTCCggagcagttttttttttttttttttttttgtcctttccttcctccttttcttttatttagggAGAAAGTGACAGACCCACGGAAGCGCGATAGCTTTCTCTGTGGGGTCCAGGTCCACACAGTCACGGTTCCCTAGAACCTTAGAgtatggaaaaaaaatatgagaaataattcctacactcatttctcataacagtcacacaacaagctgacatgactgataatattttattattttttttgtttctcaaaaaatatattCGGATTGATAAAATATGATAGTTTACGATCGTACAactttaacaattatttttaaaattaatcattagatatatatatgatctatagactacatgtagaaaaacagattcaataattaattttaaaaaaaaattttaaaatttttacaaaaattaggTCAAAatttgtacaacaatcatttttctatttatataGAGATCGGAGACCATAAGTAGAATCTCACCACGTAGTAACCAACAGCATTGACCAGGAGTAACCATCAGCATTGACCTGAAGTTTTAAACGTTTCTACACAAGATTTGATTCATTTGAAGACACAAAAGAGGGGGGCCGTGGGACTCCCTGGATTTCGCCAATCAGAGCAAAGCGATCCACGTGGGGCTGTCgtttttgaagtttttgttttgattggcCCCAACATAGTTGCATCACATGCAAGCTGTTCGATCTCAAACCGGGCAATCCAGGTTGGTGGATTAGGCATGAATGATGAATCAAATTCTAACAGCTTCTTCTATCCTTATCCCCCACCCCCTctcccctctcttcttctttctattttttttttattcatttttaaataaattttcttagATTTGTCTACGAGGTGTTCAATATTTGATATCATTCTtaaaatctcttttatttattaatcaaATCAATTTGACTCCTTTAATTACAACCTTCTTCGTATACtgaatctttatatatatatatatatataagtgggTATCTAGTACATCCACGAGCATTTCTAGTAGCCccactaaaataattttttagctattttggtgagccaatttgttgaaaatcctgaaaaaccactcctagcagcctcaccattttaaccaaaaaaatttgatgactaaaattactaaccaaattagatgaggcattttcactcaacaacccactcaccaaattttgtttcacctttctctctcacatgattagcacacttttttcatttttttctctcattttcttctcccatctcccatctctcacacgataatccttatttcatggatatgaatgattttttgtaaaatgattatatagagaaataataaataaatatgaaaaaattattatttaaatggaatagtgataataaatagttaaaatagtgagactgttgagagaattttaaaaaagtgactcaccataatagagaaaaatgatttttaactattttggtaagtaaaatttgatgagactactaggaatgctcgtaggtaaaaaagtataaaacttTATATTGCTACTCGCCTATCTGCTTTTCCACGCACATTCCCATTTCGATTTAGTATCCAAAATGCGCCGGTCTCAATGCTGTGAGACGGTACTGGGGTTGAAGAAAGGGTCGTGGACCCCTGAGGAAGACCAGAAGCTTTTGGCTTACATCGAAGAACATGGCCATGGAAACTGGCGAACCTTGCCCGCAAAGGCTGGTAGGTTTACGATCGAGGAACCTAATTATTATGGATAACCTAATTCTACGACAGGACTAAATGAtggtttttcttgttcttttttctggtTGGATTTTAGGGCTTCAGAGATGCGGGAAGAGCTGTAGATTGAGATGGACTAATTACCTCAGACCTGACATTAAAAGAGGAAAGTTTAGCTTGCAGGAAGAACGTACCATCATTCAGCTCCACGCTCTCCTCGGGAACAGGTAATTAATTCTttaaatagaattcaaattagtTCCTACAGTTAATTTCTAAACATTATGAACTTAATTACTGCAATATCATCATGGACTTATTGACTTATTTGCTGCAACATTTTTCCTTTCAGATGGTCTGCGATAGCAAATCAATTGCCCAAAAGAACAGACAATGAGATCAAGAACTACTGGAACACCTATCTCAAGAAAAGACTAACTAAGATGGGCATCGATCCCATGACACACCAGCCCAAAAGTGATACCTCCGGCAGTGGCCACTTCAAAGACACAGCCAATTTAAGCCACATGGCTCAGTGGGAAAGCGCGAGGCTGGAAGCCGAAGCCAGACTAACAAGAGAGTCCATGCTTGTGTCTAACCCTTTCCAAAAACAACTCAACACTCCTACTTCGGCTCAGCTCATCAACAAAAACCCAGCTCGACCCGCACTACCTCCATGCCTTGACGTACTCAAAGCATGGCAAGGGGTATGGTCGAAGTCGATGAGTGCCGGCCCTTTCCCAATTGCCGGCGACGGCCTCGAGTTTCCAACATCAATGTTAAACTTCTCGGAGAACGCACTCCCCATCCAAACTGTTGCAGTCAATGAAAGCACGGTGACTACAGTTCTTGATTTCGCCAAAAGCTCAGTTACATGCAATGGAGGGTTTATGATCAAAGAAGTCTGTCAAATGCCGGAACACAAAAAAAGATCGGATATCGACACAATGGCCTTGCAGGAGATGACGTATACTACGGAAAGTGCTTGGCATGTGGACTCTTTTAGGGCTGGGAATGAAAACACGCCTCTCTCAAATATCATGGAAGGTTTCACCGATACATTGGCGTATAATTGTGACGACCAGAATTCATTGATGGCCGGAGACAACTTGAATAATGGGGATAAAAGTTGCAACGAAGACTTTGACTGGAACAGCATGCTCAATCTGGTGCATGCTTGGAATTCATCTGGTTCGCCCTTGTTCTGAAATTGCCGAAAAATTGTCTGAGAGGTCGCAGCATAATTAGGTGTTATGTTGCATTGTATCACAATTAATGTAATAATAAGTAGGACTTCAAAATAAGAAGTTATTCAATCACTAACCTTGTTCAAGCTAGATTATTTCTTCgatcttataaaaaatttagtccccactttttctttttctgttttttttttcttggttccTTTTCAACCATGTttctattttctcatttttatttttttttctcttggagTGCGCTTGAAAAAAGAAACGTCCAACCTGgaaaaatctaaatatgttttgaAACATCAATAAAAAGggaaacttttaaaaaatgcacgcTTTTAAATGTGAATTGCTCGATCTATCTttaactctcttttttttctttttctttttctttttaattaaaattaatttaaaggtAGATTGAATATGCCACGTCAGTAAGAATGctgaaagaataataaatagcATAATTCTTTaccaaaatgcatttttaaaaagtatatttttattaactacattttgaaattagtttttttttttttccaaaccgaCAAACCAAAGGAACACTTAATCCCACCACATTCCttttttacaataaataaataaagaaaaccaCCACTTTCCACGACTCAAATTCAAGATGGTTTCTTAGAGTTGTTTGTTCCTAGGGATGCATGGGGCTGCTTTTATCTGTTTGGGATGCGCCGGACTTTGAGTCCATTTGTTTTCCAGGCTACTTTAAAAtgggttggtttttttttttgttggtttatttaaGGCAATTAAGTCGGCCGGGTGTTAATTTGATCCTTGGGAGTTGGGCTCCATTTAATTGGTACAGTCGAATCGTTGTTAGCCATCGGATCTTCTCATATTATACAATATTAATGCACCATCAGTTGGTATAGCAAAGAAGGCTTCTTGTTAAGTTTTAAGGAGGCTAAATCGGTGTCAAAACAAAGTTTAATTTAAATCTAAATTTGTCAATCTTAGTTGGTATTTAAATCGAAAATTAGAAACTTGAACAATGCTGAGAAACAAAAATGCTTGGTATGAAGCTCGGTCGATGGGGCGTCCAAACGAAACACTGTATAAGACTTGAAGTTTCAAAAGCTGAGCAACTTGGTTGGTATGGCAGTTGCAACATGTCCATACGAGCTATGTCAAAATCACATGAAGTTTTTCCTGAGACGCTCTGTTGGAATGGTCGTTCGGAACGAAGATGTTcgataaataaatataagaagCCACAAATTAAGCTGCTTGGTCACAACCCTCGGTCAGACATTGTCCGAATGGGCTAACGAATGAAGAAACAATGAAGGTTGGTAGAACACCTCGGTTGCAAGACTCGGTTGGATAGTGTTCGAATGAGTTGAAGATCACAAGTTGAGACGTTTGGCTGGGGCTAGGACAGATAAAGTACGAACACCACCAAGTTGTGAACTGTGAAACCCTAACTACATCTGAACAAGATCACTTACTTATCTTAATGccgcctttctttttttctttttaatcgtTTTACAGATTTAATTGCACCAAACCATTGGTTGCTTCCCACTATCAACATATGTGGTTTccccaaattaattaattggtaattaactTGAAATACCATTTATACTATCAAAAtatcagaatatatatatatatatatatatatatatatatatatatatatatatatatatatagagagagagagagagagagagagagagaatgtaaTATTGATATGAGGTCATCACTATTTACTTttgtatcttctttttcttatcgTCTTATATCGCTAGTACAAACCAGAGCCCCTATAAATACAATAACCTCTATAATTAAACTATTCTTTCAAATATATTAAGTAAAAGAATACACACAAAATTTATTTCTacaagactttgcactgcgacCTCGAAAATCTTGTGAATACCTCTAGTCTTCactcttcaaactaccacttgcTAATATGTAAAACAATAATGTTTTAGAGGTGAAAAATCACACAAGTCCACGGCTTAGTAAGTAAATTGCTAACAAGACTTACCCAGTGTACTTAATCCAGTTTATGTTAGTAACAAAAGTGAGGAAGATAATTATACATAGTAAGCATTTCGAGAAGCTGTTGTCAAAACATCATTAATGTTTAAACATGAGGTTTTGGACAAGTTATGTTTAAGGGAAATATCACAATAATTTGGTCAGTTGGAAGAATGCATTAGCAAACAATTTAAGGCGTATGCTTATGAAATCACGTAGTAGTTTAAAGGCAAAATATTTATGGTGAAAAGGTGTAAAATATAATATCAATAAATATATCATAGTTAATAAACATCTTTTGCATAACCTATCTGTGCCCATATCCACTTTACAGTAGGGCTTGGGCGTCATATGAAACATATGGGGTACAATCTCGGTGCCTTGATAAGGCATAATAGCCTGCAACCCTCTTGTAGCTTGACTGGGTGGATACCACGGGTAGCTTGCAACTAGTGATGCCGCAAGTATAAGCACCACACATGAGTGGTTGTGCTAGTCACACTAGCCTTTAGATCGAGGGTAGTTGAACATTCCACTCACAATGGGCCACAGGGTCAAATCCGTATAAAGAGTGTGCACATGCCCAAAATTCTTCACGCATTTTTTTCATGGGCGATTATTTACTTCTTTTGCTAATATCCAAGTTTGGACTTTCTGAAAAGTCAAGCTTCTTACTCTACAAATTTTATACTCTATTATTAGTCATATCCCCAATTCACAAACCCTATTTTCACTTAAAAACCTTAATCCCACTTTTTGGCCCTTATCGATTGATCGCTGCTCAGGGATTAATCTATCAGTTGTCAGGCGCCAGTTGCTCATTAAGAAGCATTGATCTATCAATGATTGCACATAAttcattttgggtttttttttttgttggttcaAGGTTCAAACTTTACACCATATACTTGTTTCTAGTGTGTCATAAGGTCCTAAAGGCATTTACTTTACGAGCCTTGAACATGTTTAGGTCTTAAAAATCCTAGCTTTAACACAAATCCCTTCAAGTTATCTTctactgataagtcttgaattattcgattcaagaccccttaatttgcatttattagacctagttcttgttgtatatataacgtgttgttgtagtttttgtgttttgtcttattttcaggtcttaattgaaatctaattcaaaacacttgaattagacttggaaatacatcaagggtattttagtcatttctaGAGTTCGAGATTGTTCCTGCGAGTTGAAGAATTGGCTAAGGCAATTAGATCgatcaaaataaaattagatcgatcgaaataaaattcgatcgatcgaagttcattagtcgaagaaaaattgatcctgcgaaatgcgatcgattgAAACAGGACAAGCCCGActgcgatcgagcgaaatgtgatcgatcgactttataatcgatcgatcaaattttttCGTCTTCTAGAAGATCAaatatttcaagatcttttgaattctttatgcaattcaaatcatcagttggattttgtggacagaaatggacgccgaccagctctgaatacttggctagaattaattattgatgattttttgtaaattcaattctctatatatatgagattagggatttaggtttaaaCATACATCTTTTGGgaatttcggatttgctcaggtgtatcaacttaattttcttgcttttaagTTTCTTTAATGCAATTCTCTGGACCtaaatccagagagcttgttcCCTTTgtgttttcttccttgttcttcaattttttagcttagtttgcttttctttttctttattttcttgtaatccaaattttagaagttaaatatagttgttgttcttcatttctttcttatttctttactgtttttcattaattttcatgcttaaattagattcaattatgtctagctaaattagttcttagggtttgatcaaaatcctctctaGAAACCATGAAGTATTtttgaggttcttaggattttttagatgtgtttgatgattgttaaagGCTAGgggatctcaaaacccatgctaaaaggttttgttttcaagattccaatctatttattcatgaaaaagagtcaaacttgtctatgagttttcttagatttcttgagtaaaatcaacattcttgaaagagaacgatgtcttttacAATGGTTCTTTTTGACATGAtatgtgtttacttattagagttaccttatagggtatgctagggagcaccggtcatttcatacctttggtagtgtagaatgtctttccattgtagtttaatctttacatgaaATAGACCGGTGCAAaactaattagggttttcatatattgtgtatgcttattaggatgtgttctAGAGTAGTAAGTTATGGAGCATTAGTCACTTTACACttttggtagagtaaatgtttttcaattatagactaatctttatgtggagttgtttaatgtgaaactaggtgctctAGGATTTCATCTTAACAAAAGTGttttcgtgtcgaggtcgtcgtaatggtagACGctcattacgcgctcatatcatgcatgttaggaagatccatatagactttaatcatttcattggttgaggattggacaagatcaataccctaagtttcttctaagtttgctttcaatttccgctttcattccttcactttattgttgtagcttcaattctacaacctttgcctttgtttttatttttaagttaagttaaatacgctctttatATATCatgttacgcaaaacaaccctcAATCgttgtggttcgataacccttactatagtacaactaattcgtactattgcgaagtggttcaacttataaatttaaaatccacataGTCGAGTCgactaccaatttttggcgccgttgctggagattaacggttgtttatgggatatttaggattgtatttagtttgatttagtacatattgtaaattttGTCAATCAGCTGTTTTTGGTTCTatataaaaactatttttagtgtttttggtgttttaattcGGTTTTGTCTGTTTTCTGTAGAAAATTCAATCGATTGACataaaattagatcgatcgatttttgttttaaacagtACTATTTTTCTCCTGTCTCTGGACCGAatctacatttaatttcttactgTCCTGTGCATATTTagactttgattttgtttagatTTAGATCTACTTTTCCTACAGCAGCACTGCAGCTGCTGCTGCACTGCCTCACTGCAGCTGCTGCTGCACTGCCTCACTGCAGAACTGGttagttttcttcctttttcatttcatttcttttttgtacctagtatatatagattaaattttgttggtgcatgtttggtcgtcgttcattatcattgcctatttttccatacgACCCAAACTTAGAGCGGATTTCTAGATGAAGTAGATCCAAACGGAACTCACGTCTAAGAGCCCATTCTGATTCACCAATGGCTGAAGAACCAAAGCCTGTGCTATTGAGGGATCATTATGTTCCCTCAACATACACAcctacttcaagccttcagttgccggacattacggcagctcattttgaaattaagtccggattcattcaaatgcttccattGTTTTACGAACTTAGTACTTAGGACCCTTATAAGCATTTAGACGAATTCATTGAAATCTGCTCCACCATAAGGTTGCAGAATTTTTCAGAGGATGCTTTAAGGTTGCGCCTATTCCCGTtctccttaaaagaaaaagctaagtaTTGGTTGACTTCCTTAGAGACtaactccattacttcttgggcttagatgcaacacgagttccttaagaagtactttaccatagggaaGACCAATCATATACGGAAAGCCATAATTGGTTTTTCAcaaatagagggagaaccatttcatgagacttgggagaggatgaaggaccttttacgaaagtgtccacgtcatgctgttcccaagtggcaGCTTGTACAgtgcttctatgatggcttgactgagcctcatagacagatggtagatgcctcatgtgggggtacttttatgttgaagagtgaggatgatgcgtggacactttttgaaaatctgtctgaaaattctttacaccattcatcatccggTCGTAGGACAAGTGCTAAGAGCCAAACTCTCTATGAGGTATCCCAACCTTTGGACTTGAATGCCAAAGTGAATGCCTtatctagaaagttagatcaattACTTGCATCCGGTTTTGTTCCTGCGACTgcatctcatatacacacaccacatgatgcatgttcattttgttccAATCCATCACATCAGGCCGGAAATTGTCCTATTATTGGACAGTCTTTTGAGCCTCCTTTTGAGCATATGAACGTAGCTTTCTCTAGACCGGGTGGTGATCATGttaataattcttataacccAAGTTTGAGAAACAATAGTAATATATGGCGGCCTAATGTTTCAAAATACAAtggactgcaaaaccaagcTTATCAATAgtccaacaatcaattttatcagccgccacctaatagtcgtcctcccaacccacaatagcaatTAGCCCTTCCACCTCCTAGTAACTCTACATTTGAAGAAAAGGTGTTGACCAGTCTCAGTAAATTTGAGTCTCAGACTCAAATTTTGAATTCCCACTCTCAGTCTATAGCAAAGCTAGAAGTCTAACTTGGACAACTAGCTAAGTCATTTAACGAGAGAGAGCAAGGGAAGTGTTCTAGTGCACCGGTTACTAATCCTAGGAGTGGAGGGGTAGTCATTAATCCAAAGGTGGGAGAGACAAAGACCGAACCAATAGGGcaactagaaaaggaaaaacttgcCAAGGATAAGGGAGTGTTTACCAAAGTACCACACTCCACAACACAATTCCTTGAGGCACATTTTAAACCTGAAGTACCATATCCCTTATGTCTCAAGGATCCTAATTGGAATGGGCATGAAACGATAAATTTTGTCCAACCGCTGCCAGACATAAATCCATTCATTAGCAGTGAGTTTTGAAGGGTcaggctgaagacgttaaacttagcgctcctgggaggcaccccattcattttgtttgAGTGTTTATACTTcatacttgttatttttatgctttttattgATCTGATTCATTCAAAGGGGTTTCAATCGATCTAAATTTAGATCGATCGAGTTTTgttagatcgatcgatcgatcgattattaagtcaatcgatcgacatCACCCAGTAGGCCACATGCTTAGTTTTTAAACACTCATGTGCCtcattttgttgtttctttttattatctTGTATATTACTCTTtccttttagttttctttttcaggttAAGTGTTCCTACCaataagtttgggggtatgctttgAGCTATACCTCCCCATTCAGGTTTTCCTTATCCTCAAACCATGCTTTCATTTTctacacattggggacaatgtgttattttaagtttgggggtatagaaGTACACTTAGTCTGAggtttgtacaaaaaaaatttcaaaaatttcaaatttctttgtgaatatctatgttgttatgtagaaattagttgatttctaattgtgatttgcttttcattgataattttaaaattttgaacacatgatcacacaattagagagtttaagtctgcttaattacttttggctatgagattcacatgtaaaaatttgaaaaatcatgacatacattgacatattgtttgtggggtatgtactTAAGTTAATACCTTGCATATGATTTTTAGTGTCTCGAAAAACTaagattacttgttagatggatgacATGGgcatagtttaaaaaaaaaaaaaaaaaaacactttattgaGTAACCGAACCtattgcctcattaagcattgagtgttcgcatcAAAAGATGCaagtaaataaaaatggttagtttgacttcatCGTTCTTTTTGACTTAAGTTATTAAGgccttagggatgttttacatctagtgccctaaagtcatctggtttgggagtcattggcctaatacttggtacataggtcatttagaagcttaaaggagttgagcattgcacaaccataataaataatgtaaataaagtATGCCTATGCCTTAGTTATTCCATCTAGCGAGagatataaagaattttgagacaTTGGAGCATGTGTGTAggttatattctttgaaagctccataattgtatgttaatatcaaactgcatcGTTTCTAACATGTGAGATCTCAGCCGGCCATTTGTAAGTGAGTAGACTATGATTTCTTAAactgtgtgaagatggagtttattagtttaaagttgttcatgaattatgaactattgttttgatgatacttctttttattagaaaacatgtatattttgtaaagataatgtttgtaggtagcattttcTGCTAAatcttcacgagacttcactcgtccactagggtagcctaggggtttaaaaggcttgttgcatatgctaaatgcaatcgcgtttcccacgaaagaggatgtagattagttgtttatattttaatttctagttgtaatactagggactagcattatgtaagtttgtgggtatgataagtcttgaattattcgattcaagactccttaatttgcatttgttagacctagttcttgttgtatatataacgtgttgttgtagtttttgtgttttgtcttattttcaggtcttaattgaaatctaatccaaaacacttgaattagacttggaaatacatcaagggtattttagtcatttccagtGTTCGAGATTGTTCTTGCGAGTTGAAGAATTGGCTAAggcaattagatcgatcgactttaaatgagatcgatcgaaatttagatcgatcgaaataaaattagatcgatcgaaagttaAATCAATCGAAATAA contains the following coding sequences:
- the LOC133858520 gene encoding transcription factor MYB16-like, whose translation is MRRSQCCETVLGLKKGSWTPEEDQKLLAYIEEHGHGNWRTLPAKAGLQRCGKSCRLRWTNYLRPDIKRGKFSLQEERTIIQLHALLGNRWSAIANQLPKRTDNEIKNYWNTYLKKRLTKMGIDPMTHQPKSDTSGSGHFKDTANLSHMAQWESARLEAEARLTRESMLVSNPFQKQLNTPTSAQLINKNPARPALPPCLDVLKAWQGVWSKSMSAGPFPIAGDGLEFPTSMLNFSENALPIQTVAVNESTVTTVLDFAKSSVTCNGGFMIKEVCQMPEHKKRSDIDTMALQEMTYTTESAWHVDSFRAGNENTPLSNIMEGFTDTLAYNCDDQNSLMAGDNLNNGDKSCNEDFDWNSMLNLVHAWNSSGSPLF